CAGCAACATCAACACCCAGAATACGCCTAACGGCCAGCTGCTGTGGGCTCCGCGCCTGGGCTTCAACTGGGACGTAAACAACGATGCCAAAGTGCAGGTGCGTGGTGGTACGGGTGTGTTCACCGGCCGTGTTCCGTTCGTGTGGATTTCGAACGGCTTCACTAACAGCGGTCTGATCCAAGGCGCTATCGACGTTCGTCCGACCGGCACGGGTGCTAACACCCAATACCCCGCCATCGTAACCGATCCGGCGCTGTTCCCAACGACTTTCCGCTCGACGGGCACTTCCGAAATCAACGTCATCGACAAGAATTTCAAGCTGCCGCAAGTTTGGCGCACGAACCTTGCCGTTGACTTCCGCCTGCCCGGCGACATCGTAGCCACCGTTGAAGGTATCTACTCGAAGACCCTAAATGACATCTACTACAAGAACATCAACCTTGTAGAACCGATCGGCCGCCTGGCTGGACCCGACAACCGTCCGGTTTATCCTTCGGCTCGTCAGCGCTTCTCGAACTACACCAACGTTCTGCAGCTCGACAACACCAACAAAGGCTACCGTTACAATGCTACTGCCCAGTTGCAGAAGTCGTTCACGAATGGCCTGAACACGAGCGTAGCTTACACCTACGGCATGTCGAAAGAAGTGAACAGCGGCGCAAGCAGCACGGCTCTTTCGAACTGGCAGTTCAACCAGGTGCAAAGCAATCCGAACAACCCCGAGTTGGGCTTCTCGGCTAACGACCGTCGCCACCGCGTGCTGGCAACGGGTGGTTACACCCTGCGCTACGCTGGCGACAAGCTGGCCACCAACTTCTCAGTTATTTACGAAGGTTTGTCGGGTTCGCCCATCGCCTACGTGTATGGCCAAGGTGGTCGTGACCTAAACAACGACGGTGCTTTCTCGAACGACTTGATTTACATCCCGCGTGATGCGCGTGATGCCAACGAAATTGACATCGTAAAATCGGGCACGACCGACACGCGCTCGATCGACGAAATCCGCAACCAGCTGGAGACGTTTATCCAGAAGGATCCGTACCTGCGCAGCCGCCGCGGTCAGTACGCTGAGCGTTTCGCCGGCCGTACTCCTTGGTCGCACCAGGTTGATATCCGCGTTGCCCAGGACTTTAATTTCATGGCTGGTGGTAAGCGCAACACCCTCCAGGTTACCTTCGACATCCAGAACGTAGGCAATCTGATCAACAATGAGTGGGGTCGTCAGTACTTCGTAGCTAACAATGCTGTTGAACTGCTGCGCGCCGAAACTACCGGCGCACCTAACGTTCGTCCGCAGTTCTCGTTCCCGGCTACGTTCGCTAACAATGGCTACCGTCCTTACGACTTCTCGGCCTTCGCTTCGCGCTGGCAGGGTCAGTTGGGCGTACGCTACACGTTCAACTAAGCCAACCGAGCTTTACAATTGCCAAAAGGGCGGAGAGTTTTCTCCGCCCTTTTTGTTTTTTGCGGGCCCAGATTCACACCCTTTTTGTTTCTTACGGATACATATTTATATATAAATTATTCAATTACATACATAGCTGAACGCTGCGTTTTCTTGATGCGTCCCGTTAATTAACAATTCGGTAAAGTTGCGCCGATGGCGGGGAGCTAATTTTGTGGCCGGTTTCCACAATAGCTCTTATGAAACACAGATTTGTTCACCACCTACTGGCCCCCACGCTGTTGGTGGCTACTGCTTCGCAAGGTTGGGGGCAAGGCGTAACCACCTCCGCCATGAGCGGGGTAATCACCGATAAATCGGGACAAGGTTTGCCAGGCGCAACGGTAATTGCCGTGCACACCCCCACCGGCACGCAGTACGTGGCGCCGACCAACTCGGAAGGCCGCTACAACCTGCAGAACATGCGCGTGGGTGGCCCCTACACCATCCGCATCACCTTCGTGGGGTATCAGGAAACCACACGCGAAGGCATCTTCCTGACGCTGGGCCAAACCCAGCGCCTCGACGTGAACCTGAGCGAGGCCACCACCGAATTGGCCGGCGTAACCGTAACGGGTACCCAAAACCCCGTAATCAACGCGGGCCGCACGGGCGCAGCTACCACCATCCAGCGCGAGCAGATCGAGCGGCTGCCTACCCTTAACCGCTCGTTCAACGACATGACGCGCCTGACGCCGCAGGCGAACGGCCAGAACTTTGCCGGTCGTAATGGTGGCTACAACAACATCACCATCGACGGCGCTATTTTCAACAACTCGTTCGGCTTGTCGTCGACGGTTGGCGGACAGGCTGGTGCTCAACCCATCTCGCTCGATGCCATCGACCAGATTCAGGTGAGCATTGCACCTTACGATGTGCGCCAGGGCTCGTTTACGGGGGCGGGCATCAACGCCGTAACGCGCTCGGGCACCAACAAGGTGCAGGCTTCGGTGTACGGCTTTTACCGCGACCAGAAGTTTGTGGGCGACAAAGTGGGCGACGTAACCCAGCAGTACCCCAACTTCAACCTGAAAAACTACGGCTTCCGGGTTGGCGGGCCGGTTATCAAGGACAAGCTGTTCTTCTTCCTGAACGCCGAATCGGAGCGCCGCAACGATCCGCCGTCGGGCAACTTTGTGGCCAACCGCCCCGGCCAAACGCCGGCACCCGGCGGCAACTCGCAAACTTCGCGGGCCCTGGCTTCGGACCTCGATGTGCTGAGCAACTTTTTGCAGCAGAAGTACGGCTACAACCCCGGCGCCTACGAAAACTTCGAGCAGCGCTCGAACAGCGACAAGGCTACCGCGCGCCTCGACTGGAACATTTCGGATGCGCACCGCCTGAACGTGAAGTACAATTACCTGCGTTCGTACGCCGATATTTCGCCCAGCAGCTCGAACGCCATCGGCAACAGCCGCTCGCAAACGCAGTTTGGCCTGCCGTTCTTCTCGTCGTACTACACGATCAACAACAACCTGGATTCGTGGATTGCGGAGCTGAACAGCACTTTCGGCAGCCGCTTCTCCAACAACTTTACGGCGGGTTACTCGCGCTTCCGCGACTTCCGCGAAAGCCCGGCGGGCACCATCTTCCCGCTGGTTGATATCGGCAACTCGACGGGCCTGAGCACCGGCGCGAACCTGAACAACATCACGGCTACCAACACGCTCACCACGTTTGGTTACGAGCCGTTCTCGGCTTTCAACATCCTCGATTCGGATGTGTACCAGTTGGGCGACAACTTTACGGCGTACCTGGGCAAGCACAACGTAACCCTAGGTACCTACAACGAGGCCTACCGCTTCCGCAACGGCTTCGCGCCCAACTACTACGGCTCTTACCAGTACAACTCGCTCGACGACTTCTACGCTTCGGCTGTAACCCAGGAAGCGCCGTACGGCTACGTGCGCGATGCCAACGGGGTACCGCAAATCAACAGCAACCCGGCGCTGGTGCGCGGTGCGCAGCGCTACCAACTGCAGTACTCGGCCCTGCCCGACGGCTCCTTCCCCTACGCCGAAACCAAAGCCGCGCAGTTTGGCCTGTACCTGCAGGACGAGTTCTCGGTGCGCAACAACCTGAAGGTAACCTACGGGGTGCGCGGCGACTTGCCGATTATCTACTCGGACATTGCACGCAACACCAATGCGGCCAACCTCACCTTCCGCGACGGCGTGAAGCTGGAAACCGACCAGCTGCCCAAAAGCCGCGTGCTGCTCTCGCCGCGCGTGGGCGTGAACTGGGATGTGTTCGACAACAAGAAAACCCAGGTGCGCGGCGGTACCGGCATCTTCACGGGGCGCGTGCCGTTCGTGTGGATTTCAAACCAGGCCAGCAACAACGGCGTGCAGTTCGGCTCGTACGATTTGCGCGGTGCCAACGCCATCAACCCCACTACCCGCCCGGCGGGCCAGACCACGGGTGGTACGCCTTCGTTCTTCAACGCCGACGTGAACAAGTACCGCCCGGTGGGCGCGGCGGCTAACACCCAGTACAACCTGGCCGTGACGGACCGCGAGTTCAAGTTCCCGCAGGTGTGGCGCACCAACGCCGCCATCGACCAGGAGCTGCCCGGTGGCATCATCGGTACGCTGGAAGGTATCTACACCCAGGATTTGAACGCGGTGTACCACCAGAACGTGAACCTGCCGCAACCGGTGCGTAATGCCAACGGTGCCGACAATCGCCCGATTTTCTACAACCTAGGCACCACCGAAACCAACGGTGTGGTAACGACTACGCCCGTTAACCGCATCTACGGCGGCCAGGGCGGCGCTACGCCCACGAACCCCAACATCACGGATGCCATCCTGATGAAGAACACCAACAAGGGGTACTCGTACGCCGTAACCGGCCAGCTGCAAAAAACCTTCAGCAACGGCTTCTACGCCAGCGCGGCTTACACCTACTCCGATTCGAAGTCGGTGAACGACGGTGGTTCGATTGCACAGTCGATCTGGCGTGACCGCGCTATCTCGGGCGACCCGAACGCCAACGTACTGGCGTACTCCAACTACCTGCAGCAGCACCGCGTGGTGGCCTCGGCCTCGTACCGCCGCGAGTACCTAGGGCACCTGGGCACTACCATCTCGCTGTTCTACGAAGCTGCGCCGGCCGGCCGCTTCTCGTACACCTACGCCGGCGACATGAACGGCGACGGAGCTGGTGGCAACAACGACCTGATGTACGTGCCGCGCAGCCGCGACGAGATTGTGCTGCGCAACATCACCTTCTTCTCGGGCACGCCCCAGCAGCAAGTGTACACGGCCGACCAGCAGTGGGCTGACCTGGATGCCTACATCAAGCAAGACAAGTACCTGAGCACCCGTCGCGGCCAGTTTGCCGAGCGTAACGGCGCCGTACGCCCCTGGCAGAACCGCCTCGACTTCCGCCTACTCCAGGACGTGTTCACGAACCTGGGCGACAACAAGAACACGCTGCAGCTGAGTGTCGACGTGTTCAACATCGGCAACATGATCAACTCGAACTGGGGGGTGTTCCAGACGACGAACCGCAACACCCCGCTCACCTGGGTAGGCTACAATGCCCAGGCTCAGCCGGTGTTCGAGTACCGTTACCTCACCAACCCCACCCGCACGGTATCGGGCAGCGACGTAACCGTTACGCCGGGCCAGGCGCTGAATACCACCTTCCGCAACGATACGGGCGGCATTGGTTCGCGCTGGCAGATGCAGATTGGCTTGCGCTACATCTTCAACTAACAATCAGTAGGTTAGCCTTAAAAACCCGGTCTGGAGCTTTCCAGGCCGGGTTTTTTCTTTGCGAAAAGCAGATTTTTTTTCGGCAGACGCTTGCGTTTACGAAAACGGGGTATACCTTTGCACCACAATTCCACGGTAGATGACTGCGGAAAAAACAAGGGGGATTAGCTCAGCTGGCTAGAGCGCTTGCATGGCATGCAAGAGGTCATCGGTTCGACTCCGATATTCTCCACTCCTGTTTTTATTTAAGCCCCAAGAAGCCCAGCCCCCAAAGCTGGGTTTTTTGTTTTTGGGCAAACCAATCCCAGCGCGCTTGGGCTGCATGTTACGGATTTCGGCCTACCCCCTAGGTGCTTAAAACACGGAGGCCCCGGCTGCAGCAGCCGGGGCCTCCGTGGCAGGTGCCAGAATGCACGCAATGGTGCGGCACCTAGGGCTTACACAAACAAGCCATCAACGGAAAGGTAACGCTCGCCCGTGTCGTAGCAGAACGTGAGCACGCGGCCGCCCTGCGGCACCTCGGCCAGCTTTTTGGCCACGGCCGCCAGCGAAGCTCCCGACGAAACCCCGACAAACAGGCCTTCTTCGCGGGCGGCGCGGCGCGCCATTTCAAACGCCTCGGCCTGGCTGATTTGCACGGTACCATCGAGCACGTTGGTGTGCAGGTTGTTCGGGATGAAACCCGCGCCGATGCCCTGGATGGGGTGCGGGCCGGGCTGACCGCCGCTGATTACCGGCGAGAGTTCGGGCTCCACGGCGAATACCTTCATCTGCGGAAACCGGGGCTTGAGCACCTCGGCCACGGCCGTGATGTGGCCACCCGTGCCCACGCCCGTGATGTAAAAGTCGAAGCCCTCGGGGGCGTCGCGCAGGATTTCCTGGGCCGTGGTGTCGGCGTGCACCTGAATGTTGGCCGGGTTGTCGAACTGCATCGGAATCCAGGCGCCGGGCGTGTCGCGCACGATTTCGTGGGCCCGCTCGATGGCGCCTTTCATGCCTTTCTCGCGCGGCGTCAGCTCGAGCTGCGCTCCGTAGGCGGCCATCAGGCGGCGGCGTTCGATGGACATCGACTCGGGCATAACGAGCGTGAGGCGGTAGCCTTTGACGGCGGCCACCATGGCCAGGCCCACGCCGGTGTTGCCCGAGGTAGGCTCCACAATCAGGCTATCGGGCGTGAGGATGCCGTCTTTTTCGGCCTGCTCGATCATCGAGAGGGCAATGCGGTCTTTGATGCTGCCGCCGGGGTTGGCGCGCTCCAGCTTCATCCACACCTCCACATCGGGGCGAATGTCCTTGAACAGGCGGTTGATACGCAACAAGGGCGTGTTGCCAATGGTATCGAGAATGGTTTGAGCTTTCATGAGGTCAGATGCGAACAGAGCAAATCCAGAAACCGGTGAACCGGCAAATTGTTAGGCAAGCGTCATAAATCATAACGCGCGGGCAAAAAGAACTTGGTGGCGGCGCCTTAAATGGAGAAGGTGAAGTCGGCGGTAGGGTCTTCGGTGCGCGTAACGTACAGCTGGGCCCGGTGATAAACCCGTGAGTGCGACGGCACGCTTTCGGTAAGCCACACATTGCCCCCGATGATGCTGTGCCGCCCCACCACGGTACTGCCACCCAGGATGGTAGCGCCGGCGTAAATCACCACGTTGTCTTCGATGGTGGGGTGGCGCTTTTGGTTGGCCAGGTCTTTGGCCACGCTGAGCGCACCTAGGGTTACCCCCTGAAACAGGCGCACGTGGTCGCCGAGCACGGCCGTTTCGCCGATGACGATGCCCGTGCCATGATCGATGCTGCACGAGCGGCCGATACGCGCGCCGGGGTGAATGTCGATGCCGGTGCGCTGGTGGGCATACTCGCTGAGCAGGCGCGGCAGCAACGGCACGCGGCGCTGGTAAAACGCATGCGCCAGCCGGTGCAGGGCCAGGGCATAAAAGCCCGGGTACGTGCTGATGACCTCGGCCATATCCTGCGCGGCGGGGTCGGCGGCCAGGATAGCGCGTGCATCGAGCACCAGCAGCTCGTGCAGCAGGGGCAGCTGGCCAAACAAATCGGCCGCCAACGCCGCCGGGGCCAACGGCAGTCCCGACACCGATTCGAGCACCTGCGCGACGCGGGCCTGCAGGTCGTGGAGGACGCTGCTTACCGCGTCGGGGCTGGCGAGGCGCTGCTCGGTGCGCTCCGGGAACAGCAGCGCCAGCAGGCCATCGGCCAACTGGCACAGCTGGGGCCCGGGCAGCGGCGGCGGCGCAGCACGGTGAGTATTGGCTAAAGCCGCTGCGAAGGCGTCGCTTATCATGAGAATACGAAGAAAAATCGGTTGCTGGAGGTGCACCTTGCCCCTGCCTGGGGTAGCGGCCGGCCTGCATAACCAGCACCTAGGGGCAAAGGTTGGCGGGCTAATATTAGGCAACCGCTGGGGTTTTGCCTGCGTTACCTGAGCTTACATCCCAATCTATTCAACCTCCAAAACACCCCTGACATGCAGGATACCACTGTCACCAAAATTGATTCGCGCCACTCGCCCAAAGGCCCCGAGGGGCAGAAATACCTGGCTTCCGGCATCAATGTATCGATGCGCCTGTGGGAAAACGAGCAACCCGGCGACGCCAAGGAACCGGTAAGCCGCGAGTACGAAACCGTTGGCTTCGTAATAGAGGGCCGCGCCGAGCTGCACCTCGAAGGCCAGATGGTGCTGCTGGAGCCCGGCAACTCGTGGGTGGTGCCGAAGGGCGCGCAGCACACCTACCGCATTCTGGAGCCGTTTACGGCCGTGGAGGCCACCACCCCGCCGGCACAGGCCCACAACCGCGATTCGTAACCAAGACCAGCTGCCAGAACGAAAGTTCTGGCAGCTTTTTTACTGCGCTTTCGATAATAGCAACTATATTACTATACTTTCATTATAAAATACCAATGGAGTTTCACAATTCCATTGCCGCTCCTTGTTGCTCGCCAAGCCAAAGGCGAGCGGGCAGCTACGGCACCTAGGGTGCCGGCTGCAGTGCCAGGCTGCGTTCCGCGACTTTCAGAAGACCTTTCCACCTGCTCCATGAAAACAATCTTACGCTCGGCTTCAGTGGTTTTGCTTATGGGTGCGGCTCCGGCAGCCGCCTGGGCGCAAACCACCGTGTACGTAAACGACGCCGTAACCCTAGGCGACGTGTACACCTCGGCCCCCGGCAGCGACGCCACAGGTACCGGCACGGCCGCTGCGCCCTACCGCACCATTGCGCGGGCACTGCAGGAGTTGCCCGACGGCAGCACCGTGCGCGTGGATGCCGGCACCTACCCCGAGCAAGTGCTGCTCAGCCGCAACGTATCGGTGCGGGGCGCGGGCACGGCGGCGGGGGGCACGGCCTCGGCCACCATTCTGGAGGGGCAGCTGCTGACTGCACCAGACGGCAATGGCACCTCGGGTATTTTGATTACGACCGGCGGCGGCACGCCCGAGGCCCCGGTAACCATTGCCAACCTCACGCTGCGCAACTACGATTTCGGGATTCAGACGAACAACGGCAACGGCAAGCACGACTTTCTCATCGAGGACGTGGAAGTGGCCAACAACCGCCGCCAGGGCGTGTTTTGGAACGCGGTGGGCAACAACCCGGTGGGCTCGGAGCGCATTACGTTCCGGCGCTTGCGGGCCACGGGCACGGCTTTTTCGGGTGGTTCGGGCGGCGGCGCGGGCGGCGCCGGGCGCGGCTTGCTTATCCAGAGCGGGCACAAACATGCGTTCCTGATTGAGAACAGCGTGTTCGAGCAAAACCGCCGGGCGGGCATTGATGTGAACGACGGCAGCGTGAGCGGCCTCGTCATCCGGAACTGCCAGTTTGGGCTAAACGGCGGCGCGGCCATGTCGATCCTAGGTGCTACGGGGCGGCTCGCGGAAGGGGGGCCGAACGTAACGTTTGCGGCCCTGATCGAGAACAACGTTATCCGCAACAACGCCTCCAACGGGCTGGAGCTGAAGTCGTGCACGGGCACAGGGCGCGGCGCAGGGCCGGGCAGCTTCGTGATTCGCAACAATTTTATTCTACGGGCTATTCAAGCTTTGCCCGCCGAACCGCAGTTCGATAACGCCGGCATTGCGTTTATCGACCGCGACCGGAACGCCACGGTACTCGACCCAACCGGCGGCTTTGCCGGCAACCAAACCACCGGCGGCGCCTGGATTGAGGGCAACGTAATACGCGGCTACTTGCCGGGTGCCGGTGCTGTTCTTGGCGTCAATGCTTTTGGCATGGTGCTCGAAGGCGCCAACAACAAGGTGCTGCGCAACGTGGTGTCGCAGTGTGAGTACGGCATTCAAATACAAGACCG
The sequence above is drawn from the Hymenobacter sp. YIM 151858-1 genome and encodes:
- a CDS encoding TonB-dependent receptor, with product MKHRFVHHLLAPTLLVATASQGWGQGVTTSAMSGVITDKSGQGLPGATVIAVHTPTGTQYVAPTNSEGRYNLQNMRVGGPYTIRITFVGYQETTREGIFLTLGQTQRLDVNLSEATTELAGVTVTGTQNPVINAGRTGAATTIQREQIERLPTLNRSFNDMTRLTPQANGQNFAGRNGGYNNITIDGAIFNNSFGLSSTVGGQAGAQPISLDAIDQIQVSIAPYDVRQGSFTGAGINAVTRSGTNKVQASVYGFYRDQKFVGDKVGDVTQQYPNFNLKNYGFRVGGPVIKDKLFFFLNAESERRNDPPSGNFVANRPGQTPAPGGNSQTSRALASDLDVLSNFLQQKYGYNPGAYENFEQRSNSDKATARLDWNISDAHRLNVKYNYLRSYADISPSSSNAIGNSRSQTQFGLPFFSSYYTINNNLDSWIAELNSTFGSRFSNNFTAGYSRFRDFRESPAGTIFPLVDIGNSTGLSTGANLNNITATNTLTTFGYEPFSAFNILDSDVYQLGDNFTAYLGKHNVTLGTYNEAYRFRNGFAPNYYGSYQYNSLDDFYASAVTQEAPYGYVRDANGVPQINSNPALVRGAQRYQLQYSALPDGSFPYAETKAAQFGLYLQDEFSVRNNLKVTYGVRGDLPIIYSDIARNTNAANLTFRDGVKLETDQLPKSRVLLSPRVGVNWDVFDNKKTQVRGGTGIFTGRVPFVWISNQASNNGVQFGSYDLRGANAINPTTRPAGQTTGGTPSFFNADVNKYRPVGAAANTQYNLAVTDREFKFPQVWRTNAAIDQELPGGIIGTLEGIYTQDLNAVYHQNVNLPQPVRNANGADNRPIFYNLGTTETNGVVTTTPVNRIYGGQGGATPTNPNITDAILMKNTNKGYSYAVTGQLQKTFSNGFYASAAYTYSDSKSVNDGGSIAQSIWRDRAISGDPNANVLAYSNYLQQHRVVASASYRREYLGHLGTTISLFYEAAPAGRFSYTYAGDMNGDGAGGNNDLMYVPRSRDEIVLRNITFFSGTPQQQVYTADQQWADLDAYIKQDKYLSTRRGQFAERNGAVRPWQNRLDFRLLQDVFTNLGDNKNTLQLSVDVFNIGNMINSNWGVFQTTNRNTPLTWVGYNAQAQPVFEYRYLTNPTRTVSGSDVTVTPGQALNTTFRNDTGGIGSRWQMQIGLRYIFN
- the cysK gene encoding cysteine synthase A, with the protein product MKAQTILDTIGNTPLLRINRLFKDIRPDVEVWMKLERANPGGSIKDRIALSMIEQAEKDGILTPDSLIVEPTSGNTGVGLAMVAAVKGYRLTLVMPESMSIERRRLMAAYGAQLELTPREKGMKGAIERAHEIVRDTPGAWIPMQFDNPANIQVHADTTAQEILRDAPEGFDFYITGVGTGGHITAVAEVLKPRFPQMKVFAVEPELSPVISGGQPGPHPIQGIGAGFIPNNLHTNVLDGTVQISQAEAFEMARRAAREEGLFVGVSSGASLAAVAKKLAEVPQGGRVLTFCYDTGERYLSVDGLFV
- the epsC gene encoding serine O-acetyltransferase EpsC; this encodes MISDAFAAALANTHRAAPPPLPGPQLCQLADGLLALLFPERTEQRLASPDAVSSVLHDLQARVAQVLESVSGLPLAPAALAADLFGQLPLLHELLVLDARAILAADPAAQDMAEVISTYPGFYALALHRLAHAFYQRRVPLLPRLLSEYAHQRTGIDIHPGARIGRSCSIDHGTGIVIGETAVLGDHVRLFQGVTLGALSVAKDLANQKRHPTIEDNVVIYAGATILGGSTVVGRHSIIGGNVWLTESVPSHSRVYHRAQLYVTRTEDPTADFTFSI
- a CDS encoding cupin domain-containing protein, producing the protein MQDTTVTKIDSRHSPKGPEGQKYLASGINVSMRLWENEQPGDAKEPVSREYETVGFVIEGRAELHLEGQMVLLEPGNSWVVPKGAQHTYRILEPFTAVEATTPPAQAHNRDS